In Ignavibacteria bacterium, the sequence TCACCGATGAACAGCTTGATGACTATCATTTTAATATACTTAAATCACTTGGCTTTAATAAAGATGAAATAGATGCTGCAAACGATTACGTTTGCGGTACTATGACAGTTGAAGGCGCACCGCATTTAAGGGAAGAGCATTACGCAGTGTTTGACTGTGCAAATAAATGCGGTAAAAAAGGCACCCGGTTCATTTCAGCAGATGCGCACATAAAAATAATGGCTGCAGCGCAGCCGTTTATAAGCGGCGCTATCAGCAAAACCATCAACCTGCCCAATGAGGCATCAATTGATGACATGAAGCATGCTTACATGCTTTCATGGAAGCTTGGCATTAAAGCCAATGCGCTTTACCGTGATGGCAGCAAGCTTTCACAGCCGCTGAACTCAGTAAGCGATGACGATAATTTTGAGCATGAATCAGAGGAAATTGCCGAAACAATGAGCAAACCTAATGATATTATCCGTATTGCTGAGCGTATCATTCACCGCTACATCGCAAAACGCCGCAAGCTGCCTTTCCGCAGGCGCGGTTACACTCAAAAAGCAAAGATCGGCACTCATTCGGTTTATTTAAGAACAGGTGAGTACGAGAACGGCCAGTTAGGCGAAATATTCATCGATATGCACCGTGAAGGCGCGGCTTTCAGAAGCTTAATGAACTGCTTTGCTATAGCCGTATCGCTTGGCCTGCAGCACGGCGTACCGCTTGAGGAGTTTGTTGACGCGTTTGTTTACACAAGGTTTGAGCCTAACGGCATAGTTATTGGCAACCCCAATATAAAGATGACAACATCGCTCATAGATTATATTTTCCGTGAGCTTGCTGTAACATATCTCGGCAGAAATGACCTTTCACACATCTCCCAGGAAACTGAAATGAGAACAAGCCCGATAGACAGCATAAGCAAGCTTGATACTGAAACCGATTTTGAAGATGAAGAGATATTTTCAGAGAGATTTATTGACGAACCCGCCAATAAAACAGCTCCGAAAAACGATATTACACCCTCACAGAACATTCAGCATAAACCCGTTGAAAATGTATCTGTAAGCTCACAGCAGACAATCTCCGGAGGCGCGCTTGGAATACAGATGACAGGAGCCGCAGTAATTAAAAATGTCAGCGCAAGCGAAGAATCAGATAAGATAAAACAGGCTAAGCAGAAAGGTTATACCGGCGATATCTGCCAAAGCTGCGGCAGCTTAACAATGGTACGCAACGGCACTTGCTTAAAGTGCATAACCTGCGGCGATACGAGTGGATGTTCATAAATTAGGAATTAAGAATTAGGAATTACGAATTAAAGAAGATAATTTGAGCCTTAAATATAAATATGAACAATTAGGAGAGCCATTGTACACTAAGTGCAGTGGCTTTTTTTCTAAAAAATTATGAAAGGATTTGATTGATAAAATAAAAACCCCAAGTGGTGGTGCACTTGAGGTTTGTTTTCTGGTAAAAACGAAACTTAATTTGAACGTCAAGTGAGATTGGGCTTATCACCCAATTGTTTTTACCGTTTTCTGTATGTAACATAATAATTATAAAATAAACTTACAACATTTAAATCGCCACATTATAAGTGATTGTATAAGGAATAAAAATCATGTTCAAAATTAAAAAAATTCATCCTATTAAGCCAATAAAACCGCCTAATAAACTTCCAAAAATGAAGCCGATAATGCCAATTGGTAAAAGCGAATGGGTAGAAGGTCATTGGAGATATGATTACAAAACGTGAAAATACAATTGGATAGAAGGACATTGGAGAAGAAGTTAGTAAGAAAATCAAAAAAATAAATTAAAATTATGAAAAAAAATCAATGGGTCGTCCCAAACAAAGATGGATGGGGTGTCCGGGGTGAGGGTAACGATAAACTCACGTCGAAAACAGATACAAAAGCAGAAGCAGAAGCTATTGCGAAAGAAATCGCTAAGAATCAAAAGTCTGAACTAGTAATACTTGGTAAAGACGGAAAAATTCAAAGCAGAAATAGTTACGGTAATGATCCTTATCCCCCTAAAGGTTAAGGAAATTTGATTCAATTTAAAGGCTACTTTAACAGTAGCCTTTTTTATTTGTTTTGAAATTGTGAAATTTGTACTATTGAATGTATCGAAAAACGCTTTTGAAATTTACAAAGTTTTTTGCTTTGAAATTAATAAATCTTTATGGAACAGAATTTAAGCACAATTGAACATCCCCCAAAAAAAAACCGCAGAATCTTGTGGGTATTACTTTTATTACCTCTATTGGTAATAGTTGTAATTTATGGTTATAATTACATTACTCTTCAGGAGCCATTAAATACAGTTATTGAAAATGATAGCAGGAATAAGGGAATCAAAGTATCAGTAACATACGATTCCTATATTAATATCAGTTCTATTGAATACAGCCTTGAAGAGTTTAGTGGTCTCGCACCAGTTGATATATTCAGAGTTTTTTTGCAGTATGCGGAAGCACTTAAGAGCAGAAATTTTGATTATGTGATTTTGAGTCTAAATGGCAAACCCAAGTTTAAGATTGAGGGCTCCTATTTTAAGCAACTGGGTTCAGAATACTCATCTCAAAATCCGGCATATACTATCAGAACATTTCCGGAAAATCTGTATAAAATGGATGGAAGCAAAGCATACGGGCAATGGACTGGCGGGTTACTGGGAGTTTTAAAACAAC encodes:
- a CDS encoding DUF2188 domain-containing protein, producing the protein MKKNQWVVPNKDGWGVRGEGNDKLTSKTDTKAEAEAIAKEIAKNQKSELVILGKDGKIQSRNSYGNDPYPPKG